A section of the Sphingomonas ginsenosidivorax genome encodes:
- a CDS encoding TonB-dependent receptor, whose amino-acid sequence MNHTHIRASIRSSTSLAALALTACGPQALAQTAPIPPAPTQPAATQPAPTQPAAPQPADPQTDAVPAAAPDATPVAGPEGEADIVVTGFRASLDSALNAKRRETAAIDSIVAEDIGKFPDSNLAESMQRIPGVALARGDGGEGKNISVRGLGAGFTRVRINGMEGTAQTGASDIYGAQNSGRSFDFNVFPTEIFNALAVRKTPSADVEEGSLGATVDLTAPKPLGQSKDFVISATVKGLWNEVSKDVNPRGSLLIAKKFGDGRWGILGSLAYQERNIREVGYSAVDILSANTNGGFCSPIGVTPSVPAVGSKGATATQCYPGNPRTGSIAAYNAVQAARRPDLPNTPGSGAFFPRIPRYLNSEQKQQRIGGTATLQFQPDEKTDISVDLLYSRFHVVRNDNYIEAISFGRSGSNNGMPNTSIKDITLSPLGSVQSASYDGVDIRSEGLRDNFVSTFKQANINFKHDFSDALTVTTLFGMNKSRLQTKQRFQYFMDAIDKPFTFAYNGNTTPDLGFGFDVANPANFNYAPGLADGTVLGGFSFQGAPRYNQTTGLTGETNLDWKVADFFTVKTGAQYRRANFTTLGTGYFTSDITTKSLPAGVTLASLSMQIEGVNDLWGHSAPASWASLDPTKMISTLGLDTARTCGISCGTGLSRVLEEEKSGYLMGTFDLEDRLPVGIRGDFGVRYVHTDQASSAIIPSPLATSPTGVTGQFNSANRSYDNWLPSGNLVIEPVKSLLLRFSASKVIARPELASLTPSVTINPVTRSGSLQNPNLKPISAKTFDAAAEWYFAPGSLLSVAYFHKNVDTFVQNVPQTVAFNTLGLPEALLAGSNTAATELFVISQPANTPGGKLNGVEVNAQIPFTFLSSPFLRNFGVLANYTHVTSNITYITATANGAVTATTQADLLGLSKNTASGTAYYEDKKFSLRGTVNYRDPFLRGVPASPGSDLQVNDKTMYVDASASYALTDNIKLLVEGTNLTDEQNRIYTDSKRQDTLFQTRIGRTFTIGANLQF is encoded by the coding sequence ATGAACCATACGCATATCCGGGCTTCGATCCGCAGCAGCACGTCCCTTGCCGCGCTGGCGCTGACCGCATGCGGGCCCCAGGCGTTGGCGCAGACCGCACCGATCCCCCCCGCCCCGACCCAGCCTGCCGCAACCCAGCCCGCCCCGACCCAGCCTGCAGCACCGCAGCCGGCCGATCCGCAGACCGACGCCGTACCTGCCGCTGCGCCTGACGCCACGCCTGTTGCCGGCCCCGAAGGTGAGGCCGACATCGTCGTCACCGGCTTCCGCGCCTCGCTCGACAGCGCGCTGAACGCCAAGCGGCGCGAGACCGCGGCGATCGACAGCATCGTCGCCGAGGACATCGGCAAGTTCCCCGACAGCAACCTTGCCGAATCGATGCAGCGCATCCCGGGCGTCGCGCTCGCACGCGGCGACGGCGGCGAAGGCAAGAACATCTCGGTTCGCGGCCTCGGCGCCGGCTTCACCCGCGTCCGCATCAACGGCATGGAGGGTACCGCACAGACTGGCGCCTCCGACATCTACGGTGCGCAGAACAGCGGCCGCAGCTTCGACTTCAACGTCTTCCCGACCGAGATCTTCAACGCCCTCGCGGTGCGCAAGACGCCGTCGGCGGATGTCGAGGAAGGGTCGCTCGGCGCCACCGTCGACCTGACCGCGCCCAAGCCGCTCGGCCAGTCGAAGGACTTCGTGATCAGCGCGACCGTGAAGGGCCTTTGGAACGAGGTGTCGAAGGACGTGAACCCGCGCGGTTCGCTGCTCATCGCGAAGAAGTTCGGCGACGGTCGCTGGGGCATCCTCGGTTCGCTCGCCTATCAGGAGCGCAACATCCGCGAGGTCGGCTATTCGGCGGTCGACATCCTGTCCGCCAACACCAATGGCGGCTTCTGCTCGCCGATCGGCGTGACGCCGTCGGTGCCTGCGGTCGGATCGAAGGGTGCAACCGCGACGCAATGCTATCCGGGCAACCCGCGCACCGGGTCGATCGCGGCCTACAACGCCGTGCAGGCCGCACGTCGTCCCGACCTTCCCAACACGCCCGGCAGCGGCGCGTTCTTCCCGCGCATCCCGCGCTATCTGAACTCGGAGCAGAAGCAGCAGCGCATCGGCGGCACCGCGACGCTGCAGTTCCAGCCCGACGAGAAGACCGACATCTCGGTCGACCTGCTCTATTCGCGGTTCCACGTCGTGCGGAACGACAATTACATCGAGGCGATCTCGTTCGGTCGTTCGGGGTCGAACAACGGCATGCCGAACACGTCGATCAAGGACATCACGCTCAGCCCGCTCGGCTCGGTGCAGAGCGCCAGCTATGACGGCGTCGACATCCGCTCCGAGGGCTTGCGCGACAACTTCGTGTCGACGTTCAAGCAGGCGAACATCAACTTCAAGCACGACTTCTCGGATGCGCTGACGGTCACGACGCTGTTCGGCATGAACAAGTCGCGGCTGCAGACCAAGCAGCGCTTCCAGTATTTCATGGACGCGATCGATAAGCCGTTCACCTTCGCGTACAACGGCAACACCACGCCCGACCTGGGCTTCGGCTTCGACGTCGCGAACCCCGCCAACTTCAACTATGCGCCGGGTCTTGCCGACGGTACCGTGCTCGGCGGCTTCAGCTTCCAGGGCGCGCCGCGCTACAACCAGACCACCGGGCTGACCGGCGAGACCAACCTCGACTGGAAGGTCGCCGATTTCTTCACGGTGAAGACGGGCGCGCAATATCGCCGCGCCAACTTCACCACGCTCGGCACCGGCTATTTCACCTCGGACATCACCACCAAGTCGCTGCCGGCCGGCGTCACGCTGGCCAGCCTGTCGATGCAGATCGAAGGCGTGAACGACCTGTGGGGCCACAGCGCGCCTGCGAGCTGGGCGTCGCTCGATCCGACCAAGATGATCTCGACGCTGGGGCTCGACACCGCGCGGACCTGCGGCATCTCGTGCGGCACCGGCCTGTCGCGCGTGCTCGAGGAGGAGAAGAGCGGGTACCTGATGGGCACGTTCGATCTCGAGGATCGCCTGCCGGTCGGCATCCGCGGCGACTTCGGCGTTCGCTACGTCCACACCGACCAGGCATCGAGCGCGATCATCCCGTCGCCGCTCGCGACCTCACCGACCGGCGTCACCGGCCAGTTCAATTCCGCCAACCGCTCGTATGACAACTGGCTGCCCTCGGGCAATCTGGTCATCGAGCCGGTCAAGAGCCTGTTGCTGCGCTTCTCCGCATCGAAGGTGATCGCACGGCCCGAGCTCGCTTCGCTCACCCCGTCGGTGACGATCAACCCGGTCACGCGGTCGGGCAGCCTGCAGAACCCGAACCTGAAGCCGATCAGCGCCAAGACCTTCGACGCCGCTGCCGAATGGTATTTTGCCCCCGGTTCGCTGCTGTCGGTCGCGTACTTCCACAAGAACGTCGACACCTTCGTCCAGAACGTCCCGCAGACCGTCGCGTTCAACACGCTGGGTCTGCCCGAGGCGCTGCTCGCCGGATCCAACACCGCAGCGACCGAGCTGTTCGTGATCTCGCAGCCCGCCAACACGCCGGGCGGCAAGCTGAACGGCGTCGAGGTCAACGCGCAGATCCCGTTCACCTTCCTGTCGTCGCCGTTCCTCAGGAACTTCGGCGTGCTGGCGAACTACACGCACGTCACGTCGAACATCACCTACATCACCGCGACGGCGAACGGCGCCGTAACCGCGACGACGCAGGCGGATCTGCTCGGCCTGTCGAAGAACACCGCGTCGGGCACCGCGTACTACGAGGACAAGAAGTTCAGCCTGCGCGGTACCGTCAACTATCGCGACCCGTTCCTGCGCGGCGTCCCCGCATCACCGGGCAGCGACCTCCAGGTCAACGACAAGACGATGTACGTCGATGCCTCGGCCTCCTACGCCCTCACCGACAACATCAAGCTGCTGGTCGAAGGCACCAACCTGACCGACGAACAGAACCGCATCTATACCGACAGCAAGCGTCAGGACACGCTGTTCCAGACGCGCATCGGGCGCACCTTCACGATCGGTGCGAACCTGCAGTTCTGA
- a CDS encoding beta-galactosidase, whose amino-acid sequence MRRALIGLLLVTTAASAQETVRVDAAASPPAPRSGQLHMGTAKGPGGTIGINSQYLTRNGRPWLPVMGEFHFTRTPAAEWEAEILKMKAAGVTIVSSYAIWNQIELAPGKLDWTGDRDLRRFVQLCAKHGMLFFLRPGPWAHAEARFGGIPDWVVARTRPRSDDAAYLAEVNRFWAGMCAQVRGLLWKDGGPIVGMQIENEYNLDGPGQGRGHIATLKALARRIGYDVPLYTVTGWDHTIYPRGQVVPVMGGYVDEPWSAKTGPLGPKENYLFRFRSRVSGDLGAQTRGAKVGDADADTADTPFLGAEYGAGVPVMYRRRPLLDPIDVSAAITAQLGSGVNLLGYYMFHGGANPLVDGRAIEETQASGGYNDVPQIGYDFQAPLGQYGEVGPVSAALRPLHYFLDAYGDRLATMTAREPAVVPSGNADLATLRWSVRSDGASAFLFVNNHVRQSAMPARRDVRFEVALKDGVVRLPPVDIAADASFVWPINLDLDGVRLAWATAQPVTRLTDAAGPIHVLAATGPGVVGLAFAPGTTLSVPSRRDAAGQVLASVTPSATRTITATARDGRRVRLIVLDQASAKRAWVGDVFGQRRLVLTDADLFVDGGRLVLRQRGETRFAFSMLPQAALSVPQTRAGEYAATVGTDRARDIALSPLRPAGEAPPVQVGGPAKAAMQPLPEAHRAAAAWSFTIPRSALPAGGDAFLEIDYRGDIARLFDGDTMLDDAFWDGRVWRIGLRRFAERLGKPWTLTVLPLRADAPIYLDAKARKMLPGTAQVAEIRGARLVPERELVVTAR is encoded by the coding sequence ATGAGGCGCGCGCTGATCGGCCTGTTGCTCGTGACGACCGCGGCGTCGGCGCAAGAGACGGTGCGCGTCGACGCCGCCGCCTCGCCGCCAGCGCCGCGCAGCGGACAGCTGCACATGGGGACCGCCAAGGGGCCCGGCGGCACGATCGGGATCAATAGCCAGTATCTGACCCGTAACGGCCGCCCCTGGCTGCCGGTGATGGGCGAATTCCACTTCACGCGGACTCCCGCGGCGGAGTGGGAGGCCGAGATCCTCAAGATGAAGGCGGCGGGCGTCACCATCGTCTCGAGCTATGCGATCTGGAACCAGATCGAGCTCGCGCCGGGCAAACTCGACTGGACCGGCGACCGCGACCTGCGCCGCTTCGTCCAGCTCTGCGCCAAGCACGGCATGCTCTTCTTCCTGCGCCCCGGGCCCTGGGCGCATGCCGAGGCGCGGTTCGGCGGCATCCCCGACTGGGTGGTGGCGCGCACGCGGCCGCGCAGCGACGACGCGGCGTACCTCGCTGAGGTGAACCGCTTCTGGGCCGGCATGTGCGCGCAGGTCCGCGGGCTGCTGTGGAAGGATGGCGGGCCGATCGTCGGGATGCAGATCGAGAACGAATATAATCTCGACGGGCCGGGGCAGGGCCGCGGGCATATCGCCACGCTGAAGGCGCTTGCGCGGCGGATCGGCTACGACGTGCCGCTCTACACGGTGACCGGCTGGGACCACACCATCTATCCGCGCGGGCAGGTCGTGCCGGTGATGGGGGGGTATGTCGACGAACCCTGGTCGGCGAAGACTGGGCCGCTGGGACCCAAGGAAAACTACCTGTTCCGCTTCCGCAGCCGGGTGAGCGGCGATCTCGGCGCGCAGACCCGCGGCGCGAAGGTCGGCGACGCAGATGCCGACACTGCGGACACGCCGTTCCTCGGCGCCGAATATGGCGCGGGGGTGCCGGTGATGTACCGGCGGCGGCCGTTGCTCGACCCGATCGACGTCTCCGCCGCGATCACCGCGCAGCTCGGGTCGGGCGTCAATCTGCTCGGCTATTACATGTTCCACGGCGGCGCCAACCCGCTGGTCGACGGCCGCGCGATCGAGGAGACGCAGGCGTCGGGCGGGTACAACGACGTGCCGCAGATCGGCTACGACTTCCAGGCGCCGCTCGGCCAATATGGCGAAGTCGGACCGGTCAGCGCCGCGCTGCGCCCGCTGCACTATTTCCTCGACGCCTATGGCGACCGGCTCGCGACGATGACCGCGCGCGAGCCGGCGGTGGTGCCGAGCGGCAATGCCGACCTCGCGACGCTGCGCTGGTCGGTGCGCTCGGACGGCGCGTCCGCGTTCCTGTTCGTCAACAACCATGTCCGGCAGTCCGCGATGCCCGCACGCCGCGACGTGCGGTTCGAGGTGGCGCTGAAGGACGGCGTGGTACGGTTGCCGCCGGTCGACATCGCCGCGGATGCGAGCTTCGTCTGGCCGATCAACCTCGACCTCGACGGCGTCCGGCTGGCCTGGGCGACCGCGCAGCCGGTGACGCGGCTGACCGACGCGGCGGGGCCGATCCATGTGCTGGCTGCGACCGGGCCTGGGGTCGTGGGGCTCGCCTTTGCACCCGGCACGACGCTGTCCGTGCCGTCGCGGCGCGATGCAGCGGGGCAGGTGCTGGCGAGCGTGACGCCGTCGGCGACGCGAACGATCACCGCGACCGCGCGCGACGGACGCCGGGTGCGCCTGATCGTGCTCGACCAGGCCTCGGCGAAGCGCGCCTGGGTCGGGGACGTGTTCGGCCAGCGGCGGCTGGTGCTCACCGATGCGGATCTGTTCGTCGACGGCGGCCGCCTCGTGCTGCGCCAGCGCGGCGAGACGCGGTTCGCCTTCTCGATGCTGCCGCAGGCGGCCCTGTCCGTGCCGCAGACGCGCGCCGGCGAGTATGCCGCGACGGTCGGCACGGACCGCGCCCGCGATATCGCGCTCTCGCCGCTGCGCCCGGCCGGCGAGGCGCCGCCGGTCCAGGTCGGCGGTCCGGCCAAGGCGGCGATGCAGCCGCTGCCCGAGGCGCATCGTGCCGCCGCGGCCTGGTCGTTCACGATACCGCGCAGCGCGCTGCCCGCCGGCGGCGATGCGTTTCTCGAGATCGACTACCGCGGTGACATCGCGCGGCTGTTTGATGGCGACACGATGCTCGACGATGCGTTCTGGGACGGGCGGGTCTGGCGGATCGGGTTGCGCCGTTTCGCGGAGCGGCTGGGCAAGCCCTGGACGCTCACGGTCCTGCCGCTGCGTGCGGATGCGCCGATCTATCTGGACGCGAAGGCGCGGAAGATGTTGCCGGGGACGGCGCAGGTCGCCGAGATCCGCGGGGCCCGGCTAGTGCCGGAGCGCGAGCTTGTTGTGACCGCGCGCTAG
- a CDS encoding (Fe-S)-binding protein — translation MTPTPPRVALFVTCLVDMIRPQIGFAAIRALEAAGCEVVVPDAQTCCGQPALNSGDRDTAADLAKRAIAMLEPFDHVVIPSGSCAATVRVHYPEILEHDAEWGPRAIALAARTFEILAYLDEVRGWKPEGVALDATGTYHDSCSGLRELGIKRQPRRLLAAVEGLSLAPLAGAETCCGFGGTFCVKYPAISNAIVAEKATAIDATGADLLLAGDLGCLMNMAGKLNREGSKVRAFHAVELLAGMGDGPAIGEEA, via the coding sequence ATGACCCCTACCCCTCCCCGAGTGGCCCTGTTCGTCACCTGCCTGGTCGACATGATCCGGCCTCAGATCGGCTTCGCGGCGATCCGCGCGCTCGAGGCGGCCGGGTGCGAGGTCGTGGTGCCCGACGCGCAGACCTGTTGCGGCCAGCCCGCGCTCAATTCAGGGGACCGCGACACTGCCGCTGACCTCGCAAAGCGCGCGATCGCGATGCTCGAACCCTTTGACCATGTCGTCATCCCGTCGGGATCCTGCGCGGCGACGGTGCGCGTGCATTATCCCGAGATCCTCGAACACGACGCCGAATGGGGCCCGCGCGCGATCGCGCTGGCGGCGCGGACGTTCGAGATCCTCGCTTATCTCGACGAGGTCCGCGGCTGGAAACCCGAGGGCGTCGCGCTGGATGCGACCGGGACCTATCACGACAGCTGCTCGGGCCTGCGCGAACTGGGCATCAAGCGCCAGCCGCGCCGGCTGCTCGCCGCGGTCGAGGGGCTGAGCCTCGCCCCGCTGGCGGGGGCGGAGACGTGTTGCGGGTTCGGCGGCACCTTCTGCGTCAAATATCCCGCGATCTCGAACGCGATCGTCGCCGAGAAGGCGACCGCAATCGACGCGACCGGCGCCGACCTGCTGCTCGCCGGCGATCTCGGCTGCCTTATGAACATGGCGGGCAAGCTCAACCGCGAGGGATCGAAGGTCCGCGCGTTCCACGCGGTCGAACTGCTCGCCGGCATGGGCGACGGCCCCGCGATCGGCGAAGAGGCATGA
- a CDS encoding lactate utilization protein B: MSAFTDRVDTALADRNLKIAVERTAGTAEAKRTIAVEAFPDFERARDRAAAIKDHVIANLGLYLERFEANAVAAGAKVHWARTADEACEIVIGICKAANARSVARSKSMLGEEIGLPHALEAAGITRIETDLAEHIIQLADERPSHIIWPAMHKTREQVSVLFKAKHRDPHQEETIAAMAESARRHLREGMLAADVGISGANFLVADSGAVCTVTNEGNAELSLVPPRVHIVTAGIEKIVPSMGHAVHMLRMLSRSATGAALSQYTTFYTGPRRPGDRDGPEEMHIVLVDNGRTMMRETGLAKMLRCIRCGACMNHCVVFRQIGGHAYGATYPGPMGAVLTPAFDGLAKNRDLPNACTLNGKCQEVCPVRIPLPTLLRGWREKSWREGLEPTSLRAGLGTWAWFARRPALYRAATASTLRAMRLMGRGGWLSKLPLAGAWTEHRDMPKPAAQSFMAQYKKGRRS; encoded by the coding sequence ATGAGCGCCTTCACCGACCGCGTCGACACCGCACTCGCCGACCGCAACCTGAAGATCGCGGTCGAGCGTACCGCGGGCACAGCCGAGGCCAAGCGGACGATCGCTGTCGAGGCGTTCCCCGACTTCGAACGCGCCCGCGACCGCGCCGCGGCGATCAAGGACCATGTGATCGCCAATCTCGGCCTGTACCTCGAACGCTTCGAGGCGAATGCGGTCGCGGCGGGGGCGAAGGTCCACTGGGCGCGCACCGCGGACGAGGCCTGCGAGATCGTTATCGGCATCTGCAAGGCCGCGAACGCCAGGAGCGTCGCCAGGTCCAAGTCAATGCTGGGCGAGGAGATCGGCCTGCCGCACGCGCTCGAAGCGGCGGGGATCACGCGGATCGAGACCGATCTCGCCGAACATATCATCCAGCTGGCCGACGAACGCCCCTCGCACATCATCTGGCCGGCAATGCACAAGACGCGCGAGCAGGTGTCGGTGCTGTTCAAGGCCAAGCACCGCGATCCGCACCAGGAAGAGACGATCGCGGCAATGGCCGAAAGCGCGCGCCGCCACCTGCGCGAAGGCATGCTCGCCGCCGATGTCGGCATTTCCGGCGCGAACTTCCTCGTCGCGGACAGCGGCGCGGTCTGCACCGTCACCAACGAAGGCAATGCCGAGCTCTCGCTGGTCCCGCCGCGCGTTCATATCGTCACTGCCGGGATCGAGAAGATCGTGCCGTCGATGGGGCATGCGGTGCATATGCTGCGGATGCTGTCGCGCTCGGCGACCGGCGCGGCGCTCAGCCAGTACACGACCTTCTACACCGGCCCGCGGCGGCCGGGCGACCGCGACGGGCCGGAGGAGATGCACATCGTGCTGGTCGACAATGGCCGCACGATGATGCGCGAGACGGGGCTTGCCAAGATGCTGCGCTGCATCCGCTGCGGCGCGTGCATGAACCACTGCGTCGTGTTCCGGCAGATCGGCGGCCATGCGTATGGCGCGACCTATCCCGGGCCGATGGGCGCGGTGCTCACCCCCGCCTTCGACGGGCTCGCCAAGAACCGCGACCTGCCCAATGCGTGCACGCTCAACGGCAAATGCCAGGAGGTGTGCCCGGTGCGCATCCCGCTGCCGACGCTGTTGCGTGGCTGGCGCGAAAAGAGCTGGCGCGAGGGGCTGGAACCCACCAGCCTGCGCGCCGGGCTCGGCACCTGGGCGTGGTTCGCACGGCGGCCGGCGCTCTACCGTGCCGCGACCGCGTCGACACTACGCGCGATGCGGCTGATGGGACGCGGCGGCTGGCTGTCGAAACTGCCGCTCGCCGGTGCCTGGACCGAGCATCGCGACATGCCCAAACCCGCAGCGCAGAGCTTCATGGCGCAGTACAAGAAGGGACGCCGGTCATGA
- a CDS encoding glycoside hydrolase family 88 protein — translation MRLFAILPLLMAGTASAQMPPSGPVVAAPARPNVAFDSKRIPDPRRVLALLDHTAATQIADLRARPMALKGDVVRPLTANWVSAAFLTSLTRLTRVSDASGGTAFLRDTAEHFNFGLQGGSRPYAMLDADNIALGEAYEELYARSGREPEIAATRARLDYALPYLTLDPAPRRLVWWWSDALYMAPPVLARMSVQTGDPAYLKAMNTSWWRTHDALWAPAEGLYLRDARFGTRFAKNGKRVFWSRGNGWVVGGIARVLESMPADYPSRPRYVETLTTMAASLAKLQRDDGLWPANLLDSQDPAGAETSGSAFFVYGMAWGINHGFLDRTTYLPVVLRGWAGLTKAIQPDGLLGHVQMTGDQPWPTKADDHALYGTGALILAGLEVMRLGGPVTPLPLAEPPRDPVRPAVPVLRPEPAGLTPAEKAAFDRRNAERKAVSDLGFDPARDGADAPARADGIVNPRLTLPLTPPPADQRAPRASVKFAPYRYDDILWENDRTAHRIYGPALEAYEPPSTSGIDAWGKIVPWPFMERQLKTGKQHDFHGEGIDFYNVNTFRGAGGLGIWQANKLWTSRNWAKYRILKDGPDVADFSVDYAPWPVDTGRKVWETRRFTLPLGTNFTRMVSTLSSDTAEPLLVGIGIQKRPTAPAAGTLTADAKTGRFSFWGPTDPDKGAMAVALMVDPAMIAKVTEDADNYLVILKVTPGKPFVYYSGAAWSKGLEFHDRAAWETYVRAQTPSFAVPK, via the coding sequence ATGAGGTTGTTCGCCATACTGCCGCTGCTGATGGCCGGAACGGCCTCAGCACAAATGCCGCCAAGCGGTCCTGTGGTTGCCGCACCGGCGCGACCGAACGTCGCATTCGACAGCAAGCGGATACCCGACCCGCGTCGCGTGCTGGCATTGCTCGATCACACCGCGGCGACGCAGATCGCCGACCTGCGGGCGCGGCCGATGGCGTTGAAGGGCGACGTGGTCCGGCCGCTCACGGCGAACTGGGTCAGCGCGGCGTTCCTGACATCGCTGACCCGGCTGACGCGGGTGTCCGATGCGTCGGGCGGTACCGCGTTCCTGCGCGACACCGCCGAGCATTTCAATTTCGGGCTGCAGGGCGGGTCGCGACCCTATGCGATGCTCGATGCCGACAATATCGCGCTCGGCGAGGCCTATGAGGAATTGTACGCACGCAGCGGGCGCGAGCCGGAGATCGCCGCGACGCGCGCGCGGCTCGATTACGCGCTGCCCTATCTAACGCTCGACCCGGCGCCGCGGCGGCTGGTGTGGTGGTGGAGCGATGCGCTGTACATGGCGCCGCCGGTGCTGGCGCGGATGTCGGTGCAGACCGGCGATCCCGCCTATCTGAAGGCGATGAACACATCGTGGTGGCGGACGCACGACGCGCTGTGGGCACCGGCGGAGGGGCTGTACCTGCGCGACGCCCGGTTCGGGACGCGCTTTGCGAAGAACGGCAAGCGGGTGTTCTGGTCGCGTGGCAATGGCTGGGTGGTCGGCGGCATCGCGCGCGTGCTCGAATCGATGCCCGCCGATTATCCGTCGCGCCCGCGCTACGTCGAGACGCTTACGACGATGGCGGCGAGCCTCGCCAAGCTGCAGCGCGACGATGGCCTCTGGCCCGCCAACCTGCTCGATTCGCAGGACCCGGCGGGTGCGGAGACGTCGGGGTCGGCGTTCTTCGTCTACGGCATGGCGTGGGGGATCAACCACGGGTTCCTCGACCGGACAACCTATCTGCCCGTCGTGCTGCGCGGCTGGGCCGGGCTGACCAAGGCGATCCAGCCCGACGGGTTGCTCGGCCATGTCCAGATGACGGGCGACCAGCCCTGGCCGACCAAGGCCGACGACCATGCGCTCTATGGTACCGGCGCGCTGATCCTCGCAGGGCTGGAGGTGATGCGGCTGGGCGGGCCGGTGACCCCGCTGCCGCTCGCCGAGCCCCCGCGCGATCCGGTCCGGCCGGCCGTCCCCGTACTGCGTCCCGAGCCGGCGGGGCTGACGCCGGCGGAGAAGGCGGCGTTCGACCGGCGCAACGCGGAGCGTAAGGCGGTATCGGACCTGGGCTTCGATCCGGCGCGCGATGGGGCCGACGCGCCCGCCCGTGCCGACGGTATCGTCAATCCGCGCCTGACGCTGCCGCTGACGCCGCCGCCAGCCGACCAGCGTGCGCCGCGTGCGAGCGTGAAATTCGCGCCGTATCGCTACGACGATATCCTGTGGGAGAACGACCGCACCGCGCACCGGATCTACGGCCCCGCGCTCGAGGCCTATGAGCCGCCCTCGACTTCGGGGATCGACGCCTGGGGCAAGATCGTGCCGTGGCCGTTCATGGAGCGCCAGCTCAAGACCGGGAAGCAGCACGACTTCCACGGCGAGGGCATCGACTTCTACAACGTCAACACGTTCCGCGGGGCGGGCGGCCTGGGCATCTGGCAGGCCAACAAATTGTGGACCTCGCGCAACTGGGCGAAGTACCGCATCCTCAAGGACGGTCCCGACGTCGCCGATTTCAGCGTCGACTACGCGCCCTGGCCGGTCGATACGGGGCGGAAGGTGTGGGAGACGCGGCGCTTCACGCTGCCGCTCGGCACCAATTTCACGCGGATGGTGTCGACTCTGTCGTCCGATACGGCCGAGCCGCTGCTGGTCGGGATCGGGATCCAGAAACGGCCCACGGCGCCCGCTGCGGGCACGCTGACCGCCGACGCCAAGACCGGACGGTTCAGCTTCTGGGGCCCGACCGATCCCGACAAGGGCGCGATGGCGGTCGCGCTGATGGTCGACCCGGCGATGATCGCCAAGGTGACCGAAGATGCCGACAACTACCTCGTCATCCTCAAGGTCACGCCGGGCAAGCCGTTCGTCTATTATTCGGGCGCGGCGTGGAGCAAGGGCCTCGAGTTCCATGACCGGGCCGCGTGGGAAACCTATGTCCGCGCGCAGACGCCGAGCTTCGCGGTGCCCAAATGA
- a CDS encoding LutC/YkgG family protein has translation MTPRDAILSRLGGTATTAAIDAEATALLIAPERPRVDPAALDESFLEMLTLPSIAATVERIGSLDQLPRAVAAYLAAQGLPPVLCVPPDPRLAAQDWAGLTLHDRVAPDENAVLAFARCGVAETGSLVFETSPTAPMLPNFLALHHIVVVPRIVAQLEDAMLGGSQPRAHYWVTGVSGTTDIEGTYVRGAHGPRFLHVILTA, from the coding sequence ATGACCCCGCGCGACGCCATCCTCTCGCGGCTGGGCGGCACCGCCACGACCGCGGCGATCGACGCCGAGGCCACCGCGCTGCTGATCGCGCCCGAACGCCCGCGCGTCGATCCGGCCGCACTGGACGAGAGCTTCCTCGAGATGCTGACGCTGCCGAGCATCGCCGCGACAGTCGAGCGGATCGGATCGCTCGACCAGCTGCCGCGTGCGGTCGCCGCCTATCTCGCCGCGCAGGGCCTGCCGCCGGTGCTGTGCGTGCCGCCCGACCCGCGGCTGGCGGCGCAAGACTGGGCGGGGCTGACGCTCCATGACCGCGTCGCACCCGACGAGAACGCAGTCCTCGCCTTCGCACGCTGCGGCGTCGCCGAGACCGGATCGCTGGTGTTCGAGACCAGCCCGACCGCACCGATGCTCCCCAACTTCCTCGCGCTGCACCACATCGTCGTCGTGCCGCGGATCGTCGCGCAGCTCGAGGACGCAATGCTCGGCGGGTCCCAACCGCGCGCGCATTACTGGGTCACGGGCGTTTCGGGCACCACCGACATCGAGGGCACCTATGTCCGCGGGGCGCACGGTCCGCGCTTCCTGCACGTCATCCTGACGGCTTGA